The Anoxybacillus flavithermus genome has a segment encoding these proteins:
- a CDS encoding cell division protein SepF encodes MGFVKKIRDFFDLDEEKWEEDEYEQEEVAQQPKVEQKQNVVSLQSVQKSSKLVLFEPRAYAEVQEIADHLKNRRAVVVNVHRVDRDQARRIVDFLSGTVYAIGGDIQQVGSTIFLCTPDNVDVSGSISIVSDDEPTIKRW; translated from the coding sequence ATGGGATTTGTGAAAAAAATTCGCGACTTTTTCGATTTAGATGAAGAAAAATGGGAAGAAGATGAATACGAGCAAGAAGAAGTGGCTCAACAACCGAAAGTCGAACAAAAACAAAATGTTGTGAGTTTACAAAGTGTACAAAAATCGTCCAAGCTCGTTTTATTTGAGCCGCGCGCATATGCGGAAGTACAAGAAATTGCCGACCATTTAAAAAATCGACGTGCTGTCGTCGTAAACGTTCATCGTGTCGACCGTGATCAAGCGCGGCGCATCGTCGACTTTTTAAGCGGAACGGTGTATGCGATTGGCGGAGACATTCAACAAGTCGGCTCTACCATTTTTTTATGCACGCCAGACAATGTAGATGTAAGTGGATCCATTTCCATCGTTTCTGACGATGAACCGACAATAAAGAGGTGGTAA
- a CDS encoding YggS family pyridoxal phosphate enzyme has translation MSVKQRLQTIQQHIADACEKTGRNASDVQIVAVTKYVSIARAKEAIDAGIVHLGESRTDGFLQKYETIGKEATWHFIGTLQSRKVKQIIDYVDYVHSLDRLSLAEEINKRANRTIKCFVQVNVSGEQSKHGLAPKDVLPFIETLSAFSRIEVVGLMTMAPYTDDEATIRRCFRTLRELKEQVQEKQLPHAPCTQLSMGMSNDYVIAVEEGATFLRLGTCLVGEEEVE, from the coding sequence ATGTCGGTCAAACAACGGTTACAAACAATTCAACAACATATTGCTGACGCGTGTGAAAAAACAGGACGAAACGCATCAGACGTTCAAATTGTGGCAGTGACAAAATACGTCAGCATCGCGCGAGCAAAAGAGGCGATCGATGCGGGCATCGTTCATTTAGGCGAAAGTCGTACCGACGGTTTTTTACAAAAATACGAAACAATCGGAAAAGAAGCAACATGGCATTTTATCGGCACGTTGCAATCAAGAAAAGTGAAACAAATCATCGATTACGTTGACTACGTTCATTCGCTCGACCGTCTTTCATTAGCGGAAGAAATTAACAAACGAGCGAATCGAACGATCAAATGTTTCGTGCAAGTCAATGTTTCAGGGGAGCAATCGAAACACGGGCTAGCGCCAAAAGACGTATTGCCGTTTATTGAAACATTATCTGCTTTTTCACGTATTGAAGTTGTCGGATTAATGACGATGGCGCCATATACGGATGATGAGGCGACGATTCGTCGCTGTTTTCGGACGTTGCGCGAGTTAAAAGAACAAGTACAAGAAAAACAATTGCCGCACGCCCCTTGTACACAATTGTCCATGGGGATGTCAAACGACTACGTAATTGCGGTCGAAGAAGGAGCAACGTTTCTTCGACTCGGTACATGTCTTGTCGGTGAAGAGGAGGTGGAATGA
- a CDS encoding aspartate carbamoyltransferase, whose product MHLLTLAELSVDEVLAILHEAERFANGETWKVNKQTFVTNLFFEPSTRTKCSFEIAERKLGLTVIPFDAEMSSVQKGETLYDTIRTLQAIGVEAVVIRHPSDHYFEPLRHAIDIPIINAGDGCGHHPTQSLLDLLTIRQQFGTFIGLNVAIVGDIRHSRVARSNAEILTRLGANVFFCSPPEWQDITNPYGTYVDLDTAVKEADVVMLLRIQHERHEEKMGWTKEQYHEQYGLTIGREKQMKNTSIILHPAPVNRDVEIASELVECERSRIFKQMENGVYVRMAVLKRALQKGGTKHGYHFQTCTLA is encoded by the coding sequence ATGCATTTACTAACGTTAGCAGAACTCTCGGTTGATGAAGTGCTCGCCATTTTGCATGAAGCGGAACGATTTGCGAACGGTGAAACGTGGAAAGTCAATAAACAAACGTTTGTCACCAACTTATTTTTTGAACCGAGCACGCGCACAAAATGTAGTTTTGAAATAGCGGAACGAAAACTTGGGCTTACAGTCATTCCGTTTGATGCAGAGATGTCGAGCGTCCAAAAAGGAGAAACGTTGTACGATACGATTCGGACGTTGCAAGCGATCGGTGTGGAAGCGGTCGTCATTCGCCACCCATCCGATCACTACTTTGAACCGTTGCGCCATGCGATTGACATTCCGATCATTAACGCAGGCGACGGATGCGGTCACCATCCAACGCAATCGTTATTAGATTTACTGACGATTCGTCAACAATTTGGCACATTTATCGGGCTGAATGTTGCCATTGTCGGTGACATTCGTCATAGCCGAGTAGCACGTTCGAATGCTGAAATATTAACAAGGCTCGGCGCAAACGTCTTCTTTTGCAGCCCTCCTGAGTGGCAAGATATAACGAATCCGTACGGCACATACGTCGATCTTGACACGGCCGTGAAAGAAGCAGACGTCGTCATGCTCCTTCGCATTCAGCACGAGCGTCATGAAGAAAAAATGGGATGGACGAAAGAGCAATATCATGAACAGTACGGTTTAACGATCGGGCGAGAAAAACAAATGAAAAACACGAGCATCATTTTACATCCGGCTCCAGTCAATCGCGATGTAGAAATCGCAAGTGAACTCGTTGAATGTGAACGATCACGCATTTTCAAACAAATGGAAAACGGCGTATACGTGCGCATGGCCGTTTTAAAACGGGCATTACAAAAAGGGGGAACGAAACATGGCTACCATTTTCAAACGTGTACGCTTGCTTAA
- a CDS encoding signal peptidase II, whose amino-acid sequence MLYYLLAFVVILIDQWTKWLVVRYMELGESIPIIENVLYMTSHRNRGAAWGMLQGQFWLFYLITIVVVVGIVIYIQRLQPTQRLFGIALGLMLGGALGNFIDRIFRKEVVDFVHTYIFNYSFPIFNVADAALTIGVALMFIYTWTEEKQRKGMSDGANSTHD is encoded by the coding sequence ATGTTATATTATTTGCTTGCTTTTGTCGTCATATTGATTGACCAATGGACGAAATGGCTCGTCGTTCGCTATATGGAATTAGGCGAAAGCATTCCGATTATTGAAAACGTGTTATATATGACATCGCATCGCAATCGTGGGGCGGCATGGGGCATGTTGCAAGGGCAATTTTGGCTGTTTTATTTAATTACAATTGTCGTCGTTGTCGGCATCGTCATATACATTCAACGGTTGCAACCGACGCAACGGCTGTTTGGCATCGCGCTTGGACTGATGCTTGGCGGCGCGCTCGGTAACTTTATTGATCGCATATTTCGAAAAGAAGTTGTCGATTTTGTTCATACGTATATTTTCAATTATAGCTTCCCGATTTTTAACGTCGCCGATGCAGCATTGACAATCGGTGTTGCGCTCATGTTTATTTATACATGGACCGAAGAAAAACAACGAAAGGGAATGAGCGATGGAGCAAATTCAACTCACGATTGA
- a CDS encoding uracil permease: MNKPVLDVKDVPSFGQLVTLSLQHLFAMFGATILVPYLVGLSPAMALISSGLGTLAFLIVTKWQVPAYLGSSFAFITPIIAAKAAGGPGAAMIGSFLAGLVYGIVALAIKKAGYRWIMNLLPPIVVGPVIIVIGLGLANVAVSMAMNGPDGKYSLTHFSVAVVTLAATIMFSILSRGMFSLVPVLMGIIVGYVYALAVGVVDLSGVAKAKWLEMPDFLLPFVHYDVRVTLDIVLLMVPVAIVTLSEHIGHQLVLSKVVGRDYIKEPGLHRSIFGDGLATMISALIGGPPKTTYGENIGVLAITRVYSVYVLAGAAVLAIAFGFLGKVTALISSIPTPVMGGVSILLFGIIASSGLRMLVDSKIDFGDKRNLVISSVILVIGIGDAVVKVSEQFEVHGMALAAITGIALNLILPGRPNVSDSVFEQKHDVA, encoded by the coding sequence ATGAATAAACCTGTTTTAGATGTAAAAGATGTTCCTTCTTTCGGACAGCTTGTTACACTTAGTTTACAACATTTATTTGCGATGTTCGGCGCAACGATTTTAGTGCCGTACTTAGTTGGACTCAGTCCAGCGATGGCGCTCATTTCAAGCGGACTCGGAACACTCGCCTTTTTAATCGTGACAAAATGGCAAGTACCTGCCTACCTCGGCTCATCGTTCGCATTTATTACGCCAATTATTGCAGCGAAAGCAGCGGGCGGTCCGGGTGCGGCGATGATCGGAAGTTTTTTAGCCGGTCTCGTATATGGCATCGTCGCTTTAGCGATTAAAAAAGCAGGTTATCGTTGGATTATGAATTTGCTTCCACCGATCGTCGTCGGTCCGGTCATTATCGTCATCGGATTAGGATTAGCAAACGTTGCCGTCAGCATGGCGATGAACGGCCCAGATGGAAAGTATAGCTTGACGCACTTTTCTGTTGCGGTCGTGACGCTTGCTGCGACGATTATGTTTTCGATTTTATCAAGAGGAATGTTTAGCTTAGTACCTGTTTTGATGGGCATTATCGTCGGCTACGTGTACGCATTAGCTGTCGGCGTCGTCGATTTATCAGGAGTAGCAAAAGCAAAATGGCTTGAAATGCCTGATTTCTTGTTGCCGTTCGTTCATTACGATGTCCGCGTGACGCTCGACATTGTGCTTTTGATGGTGCCCGTAGCCATTGTGACATTATCTGAACATATCGGTCATCAGCTCGTATTAAGTAAAGTCGTTGGACGCGATTACATTAAAGAACCAGGTTTACATCGCTCGATTTTCGGTGATGGATTAGCGACGATGATTTCAGCGCTCATCGGCGGTCCGCCAAAGACGACATACGGAGAAAATATCGGTGTATTAGCCATTACGCGCGTATATAGCGTATATGTGTTAGCTGGTGCGGCTGTGCTCGCGATCGCGTTCGGATTTTTAGGAAAAGTGACGGCGCTTATTAGCTCGATTCCGACGCCGGTCATGGGTGGCGTATCGATCTTACTGTTCGGAATTATCGCTTCTTCAGGTTTGCGCATGCTTGTCGATAGTAAAATCGACTTTGGTGACAAACGAAACTTAGTCATCTCATCAGTTATTCTCGTCATCGGCATCGGGGATGCGGTTGTGAAAGTATCAGAACAATTTGAAGTGCACGGTATGGCGCTTGCAGCAATCACAGGTATCGCATTAAACCTCATTTTGCCTGGTCGTCCGAACGTGTCGGATAGCGTATTTGAACAAAAACATGATGTCGCATAA
- a CDS encoding YggT family protein produces MYQIANFLATVIEVYSYAIIVYILMSWFPNARETKIGQFLANICEPYLEPFRRFIPPIGMIDISPIVALLVLRFATVGVYGLVDMVSRGM; encoded by the coding sequence TTGTATCAAATAGCAAATTTTCTAGCAACCGTCATTGAAGTATATTCGTACGCGATTATTGTTTACATTTTAATGTCATGGTTTCCAAATGCACGTGAAACAAAAATTGGTCAATTTCTCGCCAACATTTGTGAGCCATATTTAGAGCCGTTTCGTCGCTTTATTCCACCGATTGGCATGATCGACATTTCCCCGATCGTCGCCTTGCTTGTGTTACGCTTTGCGACGGTGGGCGTTTATGGATTAGTAGATATGGTCAGTCGAGGAATGTAA
- a CDS encoding septum formation initiator, which translates to MPLTPLDIHNKEFSRGFRGYDEDEVNEFLDQVIKDYEMILREKKQLEEKVRELTERLNYFTNIEETLNKSILIAQETAEEVKRNAQKEAKLIIKEAEKNADRIISEALAKTRKIAMEVEELKRQAKVFRNRFKMLIEAQLDMLNSGDWDHLLDYKLDDEAVQEITES; encoded by the coding sequence ATGCCGTTAACGCCGTTAGATATTCATAATAAAGAATTTAGCCGAGGCTTTCGCGGATATGATGAAGATGAAGTGAACGAGTTTTTAGATCAAGTCATTAAAGACTATGAAATGATCTTGCGTGAAAAAAAGCAGCTTGAGGAAAAAGTGCGAGAGCTGACGGAGCGACTCAACTACTTTACAAATATTGAAGAGACGCTAAATAAATCGATTTTAATCGCGCAAGAGACAGCGGAAGAAGTGAAGCGAAACGCACAGAAAGAAGCGAAGCTCATCATTAAAGAGGCGGAGAAAAATGCGGATCGCATCATTAGTGAGGCGCTCGCAAAAACGCGAAAAATCGCGATGGAAGTGGAAGAATTAAAGCGTCAAGCGAAAGTGTTCCGCAATCGTTTTAAAATGTTAATTGAAGCGCAGCTCGATATGTTAAATAGCGGCGACTGGGATCACCTATTAGATTACAAACTTGATGATGAAGCGGTGCAAGAAATAACAGAGTCTTGA
- a CDS encoding bifunctional pyr operon transcriptional regulator/uracil phosphoribosyltransferase: MQKAIVLDEQAIRRALTRIAHEIIERNKGIDDCVLIGIKTRGIYLAKRLAERIEQIEGTSIPVGELDITLYRDDLTVKTDDREPLVKGTDVPFSVTNQKVILVDDVLFTGRTVRAAMDAVMDLGRPAQIQLAVLVDRGHRELPIRADFVGKNIPTSSAERIVVELKEVDDIDQVSIHE; encoded by the coding sequence ATGCAAAAGGCAATTGTATTAGACGAACAAGCGATTCGACGCGCGTTGACGCGCATTGCTCACGAAATTATTGAGCGCAACAAAGGCATTGACGATTGCGTCCTCATCGGTATTAAAACGCGCGGCATTTACTTAGCAAAGCGATTAGCTGAACGCATTGAACAAATTGAAGGAACGTCTATTCCTGTTGGCGAGTTAGATATTACATTATACCGTGATGATTTAACAGTAAAAACAGACGATCGTGAACCGCTTGTGAAAGGAACGGACGTCCCGTTTTCCGTTACAAATCAAAAAGTCATTTTAGTTGATGACGTATTATTTACAGGCCGAACGGTGCGCGCTGCCATGGATGCCGTTATGGATCTCGGTCGTCCGGCGCAAATTCAATTAGCTGTTCTCGTTGACCGCGGTCATCGCGAATTGCCGATTCGTGCCGATTTCGTCGGCAAAAACATCCCGACATCAAGCGCAGAAAGAATTGTCGTCGAATTAAAAGAAGTTGATGACATCGATCAAGTGAGCATACATGAATAA
- a CDS encoding laccase, producing MIKLYKGCRTMNEIFRQAHESLLLFDGWEDVIVAFTTKRGGVSTGSFATLNVGMHVADDCDVVYENRKKVAEQLDVSLDRWVCADQVHGVHIEKVTNNHAGKGVRAYDTAVPHTDGLYTDERQLMLALCFADCVPLYFFSPSKKLIGLAHAGWKGTVHNIAGEMVKRWKEEGADDIYVVIGPSIGRCCYVVDDRVIEFVQKALVNSPQSLYNETSKGQYALDLKEMNKQLLQQAGVPSERIAVSSYCTSCEQSLFFSHRRDGGKTGRMMALIGWRE from the coding sequence GTGATAAAATTGTACAAAGGATGTCGCACGATGAATGAAATATTTCGACAAGCGCACGAGTCGTTGCTTTTGTTTGATGGATGGGAAGACGTGATCGTTGCGTTTACGACAAAACGAGGCGGAGTGAGCACAGGGTCGTTTGCCACGTTAAACGTCGGCATGCATGTCGCAGACGATTGCGATGTCGTATATGAAAATCGAAAAAAAGTAGCCGAGCAGTTAGACGTTTCGCTTGATCGCTGGGTATGTGCCGATCAAGTGCATGGCGTACACATCGAAAAAGTGACGAACAATCATGCAGGAAAAGGGGTACGCGCGTACGATACCGCTGTGCCTCATACAGACGGGCTGTATACGGACGAACGACAGCTGATGTTGGCGCTTTGTTTTGCGGATTGCGTTCCGCTTTACTTTTTTTCGCCAAGTAAAAAGCTAATTGGACTTGCACATGCCGGCTGGAAAGGGACGGTGCACAACATCGCGGGTGAAATGGTGAAGCGATGGAAAGAAGAAGGGGCTGATGATATTTACGTTGTCATCGGTCCGTCGATCGGCCGTTGTTGTTACGTCGTCGATGATCGCGTCATTGAATTCGTTCAAAAGGCGCTAGTCAACTCGCCACAATCTCTTTATAATGAAACAAGTAAGGGACAGTATGCGCTCGACTTAAAAGAAATGAATAAACAGCTTTTGCAACAAGCAGGTGTTCCGAGCGAACGTATCGCTGTTTCATCGTATTGCACAAGCTGTGAGCAGTCATTATTTTTCTCTCACCGGCGCGACGGTGGCAAAACAGGAAGAATGATGGCGCTTATTGGCTGGAGGGAATGA
- a CDS encoding isoleucine--tRNA ligase, producing MDYKDTLLMPKTDFPMRGNLPQREPQMQAKWDEMDIYRKVQERTKDRPLFVLHDGPPYANGDIHMGHALNKILKDFIVRYKSMSGYCAPYVPGWDTHGLPIETALTKNKGVNRKEMSVAEFRKLCEQYAYEQIDRQREQFKRLGVRGDWDNPYITLTPEYEAQQIKVFGEMAKKGLIYKGLKPVYWSPSSESALAEAEIEYKDKRSPSIYVAFPVKDGKGVLDGDEKIVIWTTTPWTIPANLGIAVHPQLQYSVVEADGGKYVVASELLQSVQKEIGWEHVTVLKTVKGSELEYVVAKHPFYDRDSLVICGEHVTTDAGTGCVHTAPGHGEDDFIVGQKYGLGVLCPVDERGYMTEEAPGFSGMFYDDANKAITEKLQEVGALLKLSFITHSYPHDWRTKQPTIFRATAQWFASIDKIRDQLLKAVEETKWVPAWGEIRIHNMIRDRGDWCISRQRAWGVPIPVFYAENGEPIITDETIEHVSNLFRQYGSNVWFEREAKDLLPEGFTHPGSPNGRFTKETDIMDVWFDSGSSHQAVLEERDDLQRPADLYLEGSDQYRGWFNSSLSTAVAVTGKAPYKGVLSHGFVLDGEGRKMSKSLGNVVVPAKVMEQLGADILRLWVASVDYQADVRISDNILKQVAEVYRKIRNTFRFMLGNLFDFNPAEHTVAIEQLREVDRYMLIKLNRLIEKVKQAYETYEFATIYHEVNNFCTVDLSAFYFDFSKDVLYIEAANNHERRSIQTVLYETLVALTKLVAPILPHTADEVWSYIPHVKEESVQLVDMPEAVHIDDADRIVKKWDAFMELRDEVLKALEVARNEKLIGKSLTAHVILYPTNDTKALIDSIEEDMKQLLIVSAFSIGGTFADAPSEAQTFTKTAIVVKQAEGKTCARCWVVTPTVGEDADHPELCPRCATIVKQ from the coding sequence ATGGATTACAAAGATACGTTACTGATGCCAAAAACCGATTTCCCGATGCGCGGAAATCTTCCACAACGTGAACCACAAATGCAAGCAAAATGGGATGAAATGGACATTTATCGAAAAGTGCAAGAGCGTACAAAAGATCGCCCGCTTTTCGTATTGCATGACGGACCGCCGTATGCGAACGGCGACATTCATATGGGACATGCCCTTAATAAAATTTTAAAAGACTTTATCGTTCGCTATAAGTCAATGAGCGGCTATTGTGCTCCGTACGTACCGGGCTGGGATACGCACGGCTTGCCAATTGAAACGGCACTGACAAAAAATAAAGGCGTCAATCGGAAAGAAATGAGCGTTGCGGAATTCCGCAAGCTATGCGAACAATATGCGTACGAGCAAATTGACCGCCAGCGCGAGCAATTTAAACGACTTGGTGTGCGCGGCGATTGGGATAATCCTTACATTACGTTAACGCCAGAATATGAAGCACAACAAATTAAAGTGTTTGGTGAAATGGCGAAAAAAGGATTAATTTATAAAGGATTAAAACCTGTGTATTGGTCTCCGTCAAGCGAATCGGCGCTCGCTGAAGCGGAAATCGAGTACAAAGACAAACGTTCCCCATCGATTTACGTCGCTTTTCCTGTCAAAGACGGAAAAGGGGTGCTTGATGGCGACGAAAAAATCGTCATTTGGACGACAACGCCATGGACGATTCCAGCGAACTTAGGTATCGCTGTTCATCCACAGTTGCAATATAGCGTCGTTGAGGCAGATGGTGGCAAATACGTCGTTGCATCGGAGTTATTACAATCGGTACAAAAAGAAATCGGCTGGGAACATGTCACGGTCTTAAAAACAGTGAAAGGAAGCGAACTCGAATACGTCGTTGCGAAACATCCGTTTTACGATCGCGATTCGCTCGTCATTTGTGGCGAACACGTCACAACAGACGCCGGAACCGGTTGCGTTCATACGGCCCCGGGACACGGGGAAGACGACTTTATCGTCGGTCAAAAATACGGTTTAGGTGTTCTTTGCCCTGTCGATGAGCGCGGCTATATGACGGAAGAAGCGCCAGGATTTTCCGGTATGTTTTATGACGACGCAAACAAAGCGATTACAGAAAAGCTACAAGAAGTAGGTGCTTTATTAAAACTATCGTTTATTACGCACTCGTATCCGCACGATTGGCGGACGAAGCAACCGACAATTTTCCGTGCGACAGCTCAATGGTTTGCGTCCATCGACAAAATTCGTGATCAATTGTTGAAAGCTGTCGAAGAAACGAAATGGGTGCCAGCATGGGGTGAAATTCGCATCCACAACATGATTCGCGATCGTGGCGACTGGTGCATTTCGCGCCAACGTGCGTGGGGCGTACCGATTCCAGTCTTTTATGCGGAAAACGGTGAACCAATTATTACAGACGAAACGATTGAACACGTATCGAACTTGTTCCGCCAATACGGCTCGAACGTTTGGTTTGAACGCGAAGCAAAGGATTTGCTCCCAGAAGGGTTTACGCATCCAGGTAGCCCGAACGGACGCTTTACGAAAGAAACAGATATTATGGACGTTTGGTTCGACTCTGGTTCTTCTCATCAAGCGGTATTAGAAGAACGGGACGATTTACAACGTCCAGCAGATCTTTATTTAGAAGGGTCCGACCAATATCGCGGCTGGTTTAACTCATCACTCTCCACCGCGGTTGCAGTTACCGGAAAAGCGCCGTATAAAGGCGTATTAAGCCACGGCTTCGTACTTGATGGCGAAGGACGAAAAATGAGCAAATCGCTCGGCAACGTCGTCGTACCAGCAAAAGTCATGGAACAGCTTGGTGCCGACATTTTGCGTCTTTGGGTTGCTTCTGTCGACTATCAAGCAGACGTGCGCATTTCTGACAACATTTTAAAACAAGTCGCAGAAGTATATCGTAAAATTCGCAACACGTTCCGTTTCATGCTCGGTAATTTATTCGATTTCAATCCTGCGGAACATACGGTAGCGATCGAGCAGTTGCGCGAAGTGGACCGTTACATGCTCATTAAATTAAATCGTCTCATCGAAAAAGTAAAACAAGCGTATGAAACGTATGAATTTGCGACGATTTACCATGAAGTAAACAACTTCTGCACCGTCGATTTAAGCGCCTTTTACTTCGATTTCTCAAAAGACGTGTTGTACATTGAAGCAGCCAATAATCATGAACGTCGTTCGATTCAAACGGTGTTGTATGAAACGCTTGTCGCGTTAACGAAACTTGTTGCGCCAATTTTACCGCATACGGCAGATGAAGTGTGGTCGTACATTCCGCATGTCAAAGAAGAAAGCGTACAGCTTGTCGATATGCCAGAAGCCGTGCATATTGATGATGCCGATCGCATCGTTAAAAAATGGGATGCGTTTATGGAATTGCGCGACGAAGTATTAAAAGCGTTGGAAGTGGCGCGCAACGAAAAACTAATCGGTAAGTCGCTAACGGCGCACGTCATTTTATATCCGACTAACGACACGAAAGCGCTCATCGATTCAATTGAAGAAGATATGAAACAGCTATTAATTGTTTCCGCGTTTTCGATTGGTGGAACGTTTGCTGATGCACCGAGCGAGGCGCAAACATTTACGAAAACAGCGATTGTCGTCAAACAAGCGGAAGGAAAAACGTGCGCACGTTGCTGGGTCGTTACACCGACAGTCGGCGAAGATGCAGACCACCCAGAGCTATGTCCACGTTGTGCGACAATTGTCAAGCAATAA
- a CDS encoding pseudouridine synthase, which yields MEQIQLTIEEQHDGERIDKVIAELNEQWSRSQVQQWLKEGHVLVNGKAVKPNYKCHVDDEVVISIPSPEPLDVAPEPIPLDIYYEDADVLVVNKPRGMVVHPAPGHMHGTLVNALLAHCQDLSGINGVLRPGIVHRIDKDTSGLLMVAKNDLAHESLVNQLVNKTVTRKYVAIVHGVIPHDYGTIDAPIGRDPRDRQSMAVVENGKEAVTHFRVLERFEHYTFVECQLETGRTHQIRVHMKYIGYPLAGDPKYGPRKTLPIDGQALHAGVLGFQHPRTGEYLQFEAPIPHEFERLLDMLRNNR from the coding sequence ATGGAGCAAATTCAACTCACGATTGAAGAACAACACGATGGAGAGCGCATTGATAAAGTCATTGCTGAACTAAATGAACAATGGTCGCGTTCTCAAGTACAACAATGGTTAAAAGAAGGGCATGTGCTCGTGAACGGTAAAGCGGTGAAACCGAACTACAAATGCCATGTCGATGATGAAGTGGTCATTTCCATTCCGAGTCCGGAGCCGTTAGATGTCGCACCGGAGCCAATTCCGCTTGATATTTATTACGAAGATGCGGACGTGCTCGTTGTCAATAAGCCGCGTGGCATGGTCGTTCATCCAGCGCCCGGTCATATGCACGGGACGCTTGTTAACGCATTACTTGCACATTGCCAAGACCTTTCCGGCATTAACGGTGTGCTTCGACCGGGCATCGTTCATCGCATCGATAAAGATACGTCCGGCTTATTAATGGTCGCCAAAAACGATTTGGCGCATGAGTCGCTTGTCAATCAACTTGTAAACAAAACGGTGACGCGCAAATATGTCGCGATCGTTCACGGTGTCATTCCGCACGATTATGGGACAATTGATGCCCCAATCGGGCGCGACCCACGCGATCGTCAAAGCATGGCCGTTGTCGAAAACGGAAAAGAAGCGGTGACACATTTTCGCGTCCTCGAACGATTTGAACATTATACGTTCGTTGAATGCCAGCTTGAAACAGGGCGGACGCATCAAATTCGTGTGCATATGAAATACATTGGCTATCCGCTTGCCGGAGATCCAAAATACGGTCCACGCAAAACGTTGCCGATTGACGGACAGGCGCTTCACGCTGGCGTATTAGGATTTCAACATCCACGTACGGGCGAATATTTGCAGTTTGAAGCCCCGATTCCTCACGAATTTGAGCGATTGCTCGACATGTTGCGAAATAACCGTTGA
- a CDS encoding RNA-binding protein — protein sequence MDIYQHFRKEEHHFIDLVCEWKRLVTEQYAPKLTHFLTPREQQIVRSIVGHHDEVHVAFFGGSSSVERKRALLYPTYMQPNEEDFQLSLFSVRYPKKFVTLGHRDVLGALLSLGVKREKFGDIVIVDDIIQFVVAKEIAPFVKMNVTTIGKAKVSLEEQPLSQLLDVKEEWEEETFTVSSLRLDAILAQCFRISRQKSQAFIAQNFVKVNWKTVDQAHMECQEGDLLSLRGYGRCRLQAIVGQTKKEKWRIVVEKAK from the coding sequence ATGGACATTTATCAACATTTTCGAAAGGAAGAGCATCATTTTATTGATCTCGTTTGCGAATGGAAGCGGCTCGTGACGGAGCAGTATGCTCCGAAACTCACACATTTTTTAACTCCGCGTGAACAACAAATTGTCCGCTCGATTGTCGGCCATCACGATGAAGTGCACGTTGCCTTTTTTGGTGGCTCATCATCTGTTGAACGAAAGCGGGCACTGTTATATCCGACTTACATGCAACCGAATGAAGAAGATTTTCAACTATCGTTGTTTTCCGTTCGCTATCCAAAAAAATTTGTTACACTCGGGCATCGTGACGTGCTCGGTGCCCTTTTGTCACTCGGTGTGAAGCGTGAAAAATTTGGCGATATCGTCATCGTTGATGATATCATTCAGTTTGTCGTCGCTAAAGAAATTGCACCGTTTGTGAAAATGAACGTCACAACGATTGGAAAAGCAAAAGTATCGTTAGAAGAACAACCACTTTCGCAACTTCTCGATGTGAAAGAAGAATGGGAAGAAGAAACATTTACCGTTTCTTCTTTGCGACTCGACGCCATTTTAGCGCAATGTTTTCGCATATCACGGCAAAAATCACAAGCCTTCATTGCCCAAAACTTCGTGAAAGTGAATTGGAAAACGGTTGACCAAGCTCATATGGAATGCCAAGAAGGTGATTTATTGTCGTTGCGCGGGTATGGGCGCTGCCGACTGCAAGCGATTGTCGGTCAAACGAAAAAAGAAAAATGGCGCATCGTTGTCGAAAAAGCAAAATAA